A stretch of Lactiplantibacillus brownii DNA encodes these proteins:
- the ulaG gene encoding L-ascorbate 6-phosphate lactonase, which translates to MADKNINNVTRESWILNTFPEWGTWLNEEIADKQVKPGTFSMWWLGCTGIWLKTAESTNILVDMWCGTGKQSHGNGMMRKGHQMQRMSGVQAMQPNLRNQPFVIDPFAIKDVDALFVSHIHSDHLDVNTAAAVNANCPEAKFYGPEKVCEIWQSWGVPAEKTVVVKPGDVVTIGKTKVKVLEGFDRTALVTEDDPSVTLKGKMPQDMNKIAVNYLFETTGGNLYHAADSHYSNMFAKHGNENHVDVALGAYGENPRGITDKVTSVDILRMAESLKTKVIIPVHYDIWTNFMADPKEITMLWNFKKDRLQYKFKPYIWQVGGEFTYPDDKDRMEFNFDRGFHDAFSIDNDTPFPSFL; encoded by the coding sequence GTTAAACCAGGAACATTTTCAATGTGGTGGTTAGGTTGTACTGGTATCTGGTTGAAGACCGCCGAATCAACTAACATTTTAGTTGATATGTGGTGTGGGACCGGGAAGCAATCTCATGGTAACGGTATGATGCGTAAGGGTCATCAGATGCAGCGGATGAGTGGCGTTCAGGCTATGCAACCTAATTTACGGAATCAACCATTTGTCATTGATCCATTTGCGATTAAGGATGTTGATGCCTTGTTCGTTAGTCATATTCATAGTGATCATTTGGATGTCAATACTGCGGCGGCTGTTAATGCCAATTGCCCAGAAGCTAAGTTCTATGGCCCTGAAAAAGTTTGTGAAATTTGGCAAAGTTGGGGTGTTCCGGCTGAAAAGACCGTTGTGGTTAAGCCTGGTGATGTCGTAACGATTGGTAAGACTAAGGTTAAAGTACTGGAAGGTTTTGATCGAACGGCGTTGGTTACTGAAGATGATCCATCAGTGACACTCAAAGGTAAGATGCCGCAAGATATGAACAAGATTGCAGTTAATTACTTATTTGAAACGACTGGTGGCAATCTCTATCATGCTGCTGATTCGCACTACTCAAACATGTTTGCTAAACATGGTAATGAAAACCACGTTGACGTCGCTTTGGGAGCCTACGGTGAAAACCCTCGTGGAATTACGGATAAAGTTACTTCGGTTGATATCTTACGGATGGCTGAATCTCTAAAGACTAAGGTTATCATTCCAGTTCATTATGATATTTGGACGAACTTTATGGCTGATCCAAAGGAAATTACCATGTTATGGAATTTCAAGAAGGATCGGTTGCAGTATAAATTTAAACCATATATCTGGCAAGTTGGTGGGGAATTCACTTATCCAGATGACAAAGATCGCATGGAATTCAACTTTGACCGTGGTTTCCATGATGCTTTCTCAATTGATAATGATACGCCATTCCCATCATTCCTATAA
- a CDS encoding L-ribulose-5-phosphate 3-epimerase: MVSLGIYEKALPKADSWLERLQLVHQLGFNFIELSVDESDERLARLNWTKEQRTEVRDASWNTGVRIHTLMLSGHRRFPLGSADAEVRKTSLKMLYQAIDLASDLGIRNIQLAGYDVYYEPKTVTTREYFLANLKLGVEYAAAKEVTLAIETMDDPFINSLEKIGEIKTQIHSPWLQAYPDVGNLSAWPSNDVARELEVGVDNIVSVHLKDTHPVTATSKGQFRDVPFGDGTVDFEGCLRTLKRLDYHGAFTIEMWTEKSANPVHEVKVAKQYFNNLFAKVGLEQEKDVCLKN; encoded by the coding sequence ATGGTTTCGTTAGGTATTTATGAAAAGGCTTTACCAAAAGCCGATTCTTGGCTCGAACGGCTACAGTTGGTCCATCAATTAGGCTTTAACTTCATTGAATTATCTGTCGATGAAAGTGATGAACGTTTGGCGCGTTTGAACTGGACTAAGGAACAACGGACAGAGGTTCGGGATGCTAGTTGGAACACAGGTGTTAGAATACACACACTTATGCTAAGCGGTCATCGACGGTTTCCACTGGGATCAGCCGATGCTGAAGTGCGAAAGACGAGTTTAAAGATGTTGTATCAAGCAATAGATTTAGCGAGTGATTTGGGTATTCGGAATATTCAATTAGCTGGTTATGACGTTTATTATGAACCTAAAACAGTGACTACCAGAGAGTATTTCCTGGCGAATCTTAAATTAGGGGTCGAGTACGCAGCTGCCAAAGAAGTTACGCTTGCTATTGAGACGATGGATGACCCATTTATCAATTCACTTGAAAAAATCGGTGAGATTAAAACGCAGATTCATAGTCCATGGCTACAAGCTTACCCAGATGTTGGTAATTTGAGTGCATGGCCAAGTAATGATGTGGCTCGTGAGTTAGAAGTCGGTGTTGATAATATTGTTTCAGTACATTTGAAAGATACCCATCCCGTAACGGCTACGAGTAAGGGCCAATTTAGAGATGTGCCATTTGGTGATGGAACGGTTGATTTTGAAGGTTGTTTACGAACATTGAAGCGGCTTGACTACCATGGTGCTTTCACGATTGAGATGTGGACTGAAAAGTCAGCAAATCCAGTTCATGAGGTTAAAGTTGCCAAACAATATTTCAATAACTTGTTTGCTAAAGTCGGGCTGGAACAGGAGAAGGACGTATGCTTGAAAAATTAA
- a CDS encoding 3-keto-L-gulonate-6-phosphate decarboxylase UlaD, producing MTKPNLQVALDNNTLESALEDVREVGSIVDIVEAGTILILQEGTKAVSSMRALFPNKTIIADTKCADAGGTVAKNMADAGADWMTCICAATIPTMKAANKEISEIQVELYGNWTREDAQQWLDAGITQAIYHQSRDALLSGVSWGEKDLNKVKMLVDMGFRVSVTGGLSVDKLALFEGVNVYTFIAGRAITQADDPAKAAQAFQDELKRLWGE from the coding sequence TTGACAAAACCAAATTTACAAGTTGCTTTAGACAACAACACTTTAGAAAGTGCACTAGAAGATGTTCGTGAAGTCGGTAGTATCGTTGATATTGTTGAAGCTGGAACCATTCTTATTTTGCAAGAAGGGACTAAAGCCGTGTCATCAATGCGGGCACTGTTTCCTAATAAAACAATTATTGCCGATACCAAGTGTGCCGACGCCGGCGGGACTGTTGCTAAAAATATGGCAGACGCCGGGGCTGACTGGATGACTTGTATTTGTGCAGCAACTATTCCAACGATGAAAGCTGCTAATAAAGAAATTTCAGAAATTCAAGTGGAATTGTACGGGAATTGGACACGTGAAGATGCTCAACAATGGCTTGATGCGGGGATTACCCAAGCAATTTATCACCAGAGCCGAGATGCGCTTCTCTCTGGAGTTAGTTGGGGTGAAAAAGATTTAAATAAGGTTAAAATGTTAGTAGATATGGGCTTCCGTGTTTCGGTGACGGGTGGTTTAAGTGTTGATAAGCTAGCTTTGTTCGAAGGTGTAAACGTTTACACGTTTATTGCTGGTCGTGCAATCACTCAAGCCGATGACCCAGCAAAAGCCGCACAAGCTTTCCAGGACGAATTAAAGCGTCTTTGGGGTGAATAA
- a CDS encoding L-ribulose-5-phosphate 4-epimerase, which translates to MLEKLKQEVYEANMQLPKLKLVTFTWGNVSGIDREKGLFVIKPSGVDYDKLKPSDMVVVDLDGKIVEGELNPSSDTPTHAILYRQFPEIGGIVHTHSPWAVSFAQAGMAIPACGTTHADTFYGPVPVTPQLSKEQIADDYEGNTGRVIVDTFKKHELDTDAVPGVLVQDHGPFTWGATPDKAVYNAKVLEVVAEMAYHTMQLSGHLSPSVPQYLLDKHYYRKHGNNAYYGQSNPKSMTHEHVL; encoded by the coding sequence ATGCTTGAAAAATTAAAACAAGAAGTCTATGAAGCCAATATGCAATTGCCAAAATTGAAATTGGTAACGTTCACATGGGGCAATGTCAGTGGTATTGATCGTGAGAAGGGCTTATTTGTGATTAAACCTAGTGGTGTTGACTACGATAAATTGAAGCCAAGTGACATGGTAGTCGTGGATCTGGATGGCAAGATCGTTGAAGGCGAATTAAATCCTTCTAGTGATACGCCAACGCATGCAATTCTTTACCGCCAGTTTCCTGAGATTGGTGGGATCGTCCACACTCATTCACCGTGGGCGGTGTCATTTGCACAAGCCGGAATGGCTATTCCGGCCTGTGGGACGACTCATGCTGATACCTTTTATGGCCCAGTACCAGTCACACCACAACTTAGCAAGGAACAAATTGCAGATGATTATGAGGGCAATACCGGCCGAGTCATCGTGGATACTTTTAAGAAACATGAGTTGGATACGGATGCAGTGCCTGGTGTCTTAGTCCAGGATCATGGCCCGTTTACTTGGGGGGCAACACCAGATAAGGCAGTGTATAATGCTAAGGTATTGGAAGTTGTTGCCGAGATGGCCTACCATACGATGCAGCTTTCAGGTCATTTAAGTCCATCGGTACCACAATACTTGTTGGATAAACACTATTATCGGAAACATGGTAATAATGCTTATTATGGACAAAGTAATCCTAAATCTATGACCCATGAACATGTGTTATAA
- a CDS encoding PTS sugar transporter subunit IIA yields the protein MLLNDFLEKDLVDIRHEPAKDWRDALRQSGAKLIEHQYIKKEYLDEIILNVEKNGPYIVIVPGVAMPHALAESTNVLGTAISFTKFPEPVVFDKDNPDSHAQLFFTLTAKDPDQHLKNISDLSDLLMTDGLIDKLLAVDSVADFKAIVDGMS from the coding sequence ATGTTACTGAATGATTTTTTAGAAAAGGATCTTGTTGATATTCGACATGAACCAGCCAAAGATTGGCGTGATGCGTTACGTCAATCCGGTGCTAAGCTAATTGAACATCAATATATAAAAAAAGAATACCTTGACGAAATTATTTTAAACGTTGAGAAAAATGGACCATATATCGTGATTGTACCAGGTGTGGCGATGCCACATGCATTAGCTGAAAGTACAAATGTCTTAGGAACTGCGATTAGTTTCACAAAGTTTCCAGAACCAGTGGTTTTCGATAAAGATAACCCTGACTCACATGCACAATTGTTCTTCACGCTAACAGCTAAAGATCCGGATCAGCATTTGAAAAACATCAGTGATTTATCGGATTTATTAATGACGGATGGTCTGATTGATAAACTTCTAGCTGTTGACAGTGTTGCTGACTTCAAGGCAATTGTTGACGGAATGAGTTAA
- a CDS encoding PTS ascorbate transporter subunit IIC codes for MSQFLDILMKIWDYFANNILTQPAYMIGFIVLLGYILERKPLYESIAGFLKAVIGYMILMVGSGGLVSSFRPILTGLKDRFNLTATVIDPYFGQNAVTDGLMKTFGRTFGDVMLLLLFAFIFNILLVRFQKYTKLRAVFTTGNVQVQQAATAFWLLLFCFPKMGRIEVLLVMGVILGLYWAVGSNLTIRYTQDLTDGGGFAIAHQQVFGIAFVSWLSDKFKAHEIKSNKKAQRLEDIQLPGFLKIFNENMVATGILMLFFFGIIMLVLGRSYFNGVYTASKGVSGLAPNGSFLFYILTTSLSFAVNLAILQLGVRTFVGELTESFTGISDRLLPGSVPGIDVAATFAFGEPNAVTIGFLFGALGQFIAIGALLIFHSPTIIIAGFIPLFFDNAAFGIYANKRAGAKAAMLLPFLSGLVQVFGAALISSWVGLSKFGGYLGMFDWDTVWPFFTVLMKFLGVFGIVAVVLILVIIPQLEYRHDPKNYFLMVTDYDQYKKNMAEKKAVK; via the coding sequence ATGTCGCAGTTTCTAGATATTTTAATGAAAATATGGGACTACTTTGCCAATAATATTCTAACCCAACCAGCTTACATGATTGGTTTCATCGTATTGCTTGGTTATATTCTGGAACGTAAGCCATTGTATGAATCGATTGCAGGTTTTTTGAAGGCTGTAATTGGGTACATGATTTTAATGGTTGGGTCTGGTGGTTTGGTTAGTAGTTTTCGACCAATCTTAACTGGTTTAAAAGATCGCTTTAACTTAACAGCAACGGTGATTGATCCATATTTTGGTCAAAACGCGGTTACCGATGGACTGATGAAGACCTTTGGGCGGACATTCGGTGATGTCATGTTGCTATTGTTGTTTGCATTTATCTTCAATATTCTATTAGTTCGGTTCCAAAAGTATACTAAATTAAGAGCCGTTTTTACAACTGGTAATGTTCAGGTTCAACAAGCAGCAACGGCATTCTGGCTATTATTGTTCTGCTTCCCAAAAATGGGTCGGATTGAAGTTTTATTGGTCATGGGTGTCATTCTCGGACTCTATTGGGCAGTAGGTTCAAACTTAACTATTCGTTACACACAAGATTTAACGGACGGTGGTGGTTTTGCCATTGCTCACCAACAAGTTTTCGGGATTGCCTTTGTTTCATGGTTGTCAGATAAATTTAAGGCACATGAAATCAAATCTAACAAGAAAGCTCAACGATTAGAAGATATTCAACTGCCAGGTTTCTTGAAAATCTTCAACGAAAATATGGTTGCAACTGGGATTCTAATGTTGTTCTTCTTCGGGATTATTATGTTAGTGCTCGGTCGGTCATACTTCAATGGTGTTTATACTGCTAGTAAAGGTGTTTCTGGCTTAGCACCAAATGGTAGCTTCTTATTCTATATTTTAACCACCTCACTAAGCTTTGCCGTTAACTTGGCAATCTTGCAATTAGGTGTTCGGACTTTCGTTGGCGAATTAACTGAAAGTTTTACTGGGATTTCAGATCGGTTATTACCTGGTTCTGTGCCTGGTATCGATGTGGCTGCGACCTTTGCCTTTGGTGAACCTAATGCTGTGACGATTGGTTTCTTATTTGGTGCTTTAGGTCAGTTTATCGCGATTGGTGCATTACTTATTTTCCATTCACCAACAATTATCATTGCTGGGTTTATTCCACTGTTCTTTGATAATGCCGCCTTTGGGATTTATGCGAATAAACGAGCCGGAGCCAAAGCAGCGATGTTATTGCCGTTCTTAAGTGGCTTAGTCCAAGTCTTTGGTGCCGCCCTTATCTCTAGTTGGGTCGGTTTATCGAAGTTCGGTGGCTATCTTGGGATGTTCGATTGGGATACTGTTTGGCCATTCTTCACAGTCCTTATGAAATTCTTGGGTGTCTTTGGGATTGTTGCGGTTGTTCTTATTCTGGTTATTATTCCACAACTTGAATACCGACATGATCCTAAGAACTACTTCTTGATGGTTACAGATTACGATCAATATAAGAAGAACATGGCTGAAAAGAAAGCGGTAAAATAG
- a CDS encoding DeoR/GlpR family DNA-binding transcription regulator: MVKNSMENVQNRRNQLVAELKQISSITVKDLADQLDVSEITVRRDLKALNDMGRVNWHHGVVEKVDDELSQGNSLRTKIEQLKDSIAAAVPSYITDNSTLFVNSSSLCWRAINQLAVKPLTIITNNIRATECVRHPETSIILTGGEVRYPKESLVGTVTIQLLETMQSDFTLIGCDGISAENGVTTQNIYETQVNSTMIQRTKQKVICVADYRKIGVSSNYHVADLSSVDVLITDSFANERVVRDFRHRGIEVIQVAN, from the coding sequence ATCGTGAAGAATTCAATGGAAAATGTTCAAAATCGACGTAATCAACTTGTGGCTGAGTTGAAGCAAATTAGTTCAATTACTGTCAAAGATTTGGCAGATCAGTTAGACGTATCCGAAATTACGGTTCGGCGAGATTTAAAAGCGCTGAATGATATGGGACGTGTTAACTGGCATCACGGGGTAGTTGAAAAAGTTGACGATGAATTGTCCCAGGGCAATTCTTTACGAACAAAGATTGAACAACTAAAGGATAGTATCGCGGCGGCAGTGCCAAGCTATATTACTGATAATAGTACTTTATTTGTAAATTCTAGTTCACTTTGTTGGCGCGCAATTAATCAGTTAGCAGTCAAGCCGTTGACGATCATTACGAATAACATTCGTGCAACAGAATGTGTTCGGCATCCAGAGACATCTATTATTTTAACCGGCGGCGAAGTTCGTTATCCTAAAGAATCATTAGTGGGGACCGTTACCATTCAACTCTTGGAAACGATGCAATCTGATTTTACATTGATTGGTTGTGATGGAATCAGTGCTGAAAACGGCGTAACGACGCAGAATATCTATGAAACACAGGTTAACAGCACGATGATTCAGCGGACTAAGCAGAAAGTAATCTGTGTTGCTGATTATCGAAAAATTGGGGTCTCAAGTAATTACCACGTTGCGGATCTATCTTCGGTGGACGTCTTAATCACGGATTCTTTTGCAAATGAGCGGGTCGTCCGTGACTTTCGCCATCGAGGTATTGAAGTCATTCAGGTGGCGAATTAA
- a CDS encoding PTS sugar transporter subunit IIB, with product MNILVSCANGSGTSLMMMKSVQKAFKQLDIPISKIEHTSLAEGKSNARSYDMVFTPMNFVDMFDEAKAKGVMIIGVKNVMSDKEIMQHVREETDLVK from the coding sequence ATGAATATCTTAGTATCTTGTGCCAATGGGTCAGGAACCAGTTTAATGATGATGAAGAGTGTCCAAAAAGCGTTCAAACAGTTGGATATTCCAATTTCAAAGATCGAACATACTAGTTTAGCTGAAGGTAAGAGCAATGCGCGTTCATACGACATGGTCTTCACGCCAATGAACTTTGTTGACATGTTTGATGAAGCTAAGGCTAAGGGTGTCATGATCATCGGTGTGAAGAACGTCATGAGTGATAAAGAAATTATGCAACATGTACGTGAGGAAACCGATTTAGTTAAATAA